A window of the Chloroflexia bacterium SDU3-3 genome harbors these coding sequences:
- a CDS encoding SDR family oxidoreductase, protein MRVLITGGAGFLGSHLCDRFLAEGHSVIAMDNLITGATDNIAHLAGNPNFTFIKHDVTNYIFIEGALDAILHFASPASPVDYLELPIQTLKVGALGTHKVLGLAKDKKARILLASTSEVYGDPQVHPQRETYYGHVNTIGVRGVYDEAKRFAEAMTMAYHRYHGVETRIVRIFNTYGPRMRLRDGRVVPNFIAQALRGEPLTCYGDGLQTRSFQYVDDLVEGIYRLLLSDEVEPVNIGNPGEYTIKDFAEVINKLTDNPGGIVYKDMRTQDDPQVRQPDITKAKSVLGWEPKVDIEEGLRRTIPWFRDELKRLGQL, encoded by the coding sequence ATGCGTGTTCTGATTACTGGTGGAGCGGGTTTTCTTGGCTCGCACCTGTGCGATCGTTTCCTCGCCGAGGGCCACAGTGTTATCGCGATGGACAATCTGATCACCGGCGCGACCGACAATATCGCCCATCTGGCCGGGAATCCGAACTTCACCTTCATCAAGCACGACGTCACCAACTATATCTTTATCGAGGGCGCGCTCGACGCCATCCTGCACTTTGCCTCGCCCGCCTCGCCGGTGGACTACCTGGAGCTGCCCATCCAGACCCTGAAGGTGGGCGCGCTGGGCACCCACAAGGTGCTGGGCCTAGCCAAGGACAAGAAGGCCCGCATCCTGCTGGCATCCACATCCGAGGTCTATGGCGACCCGCAGGTGCACCCCCAGCGCGAGACCTACTACGGCCACGTGAACACCATCGGCGTGCGCGGCGTGTACGACGAGGCCAAGCGCTTCGCCGAGGCGATGACCATGGCCTACCACCGCTATCACGGCGTCGAGACGCGGATCGTGCGTATCTTCAACACCTACGGCCCGCGTATGCGCCTGCGCGATGGCCGCGTGGTGCCCAACTTCATCGCCCAGGCCCTGCGCGGCGAGCCGCTCACATGCTACGGCGATGGCCTGCAGACGCGCTCGTTCCAGTATGTGGATGATCTGGTCGAGGGTATCTACCGCCTGCTGCTCTCGGATGAGGTGGAGCCGGTGAATATCGGCAACCCCGGCGAGTATACGATCAAGGATTTCGCTGAGGTGATCAACAAGTTGACCGACAACCCCGGCGGGATCGTGTACAAGGACATGCGCACGCAGGATGACCCGCAGGTGCGCCAGCCCGACATCACCAAGGCCAAGAGCGTGCTCGGCTGGGAGCCGAAGGTCGACATCGAGGAGGGCCTGCGCCGCACCATCCCGTGGTTTCGCGACGAGCTGAAGCGCCTGGGCCAGCTCTAG
- a CDS encoding sugar transferase: MRDAMETQRQPSLASTTTARLLQARALRAHMRQWARQTGMMAIDALFILISFAFAYQMRYDWDWPTPFNWVVREVQAQNYVSFFRFIPLAGLMVVLLLVLFTMKGLYRQPRSASLMDHASIIASGTTTAVAAMIVFVFLWSSTQFYSRLIFAFAWAASIVLLTAWRGIALGVQRWQWTRGVGREPVLVVGGSGLAWRVMEGLVAQPYLGYALLGYLDDGPTPGTQRPNGHFRHLGQVDGLRELLKRQQVSQVILALPFWEHSRLPELVQICREFGVEFRLAPDLYELSYDRVDFGNVGGIPLIGLKEVSLQGVNLLIKRAIDIGLILLASPVILLVSGLCALAIRRDSPGPVIFRQVRVGKGGKPFVCYKFRTMVPNAEELKAKLAAQNEADGPIFKIKNDPRLTRFGRFLRRTSLDELPQFWNILRGEMSIVGPRPPTPDEVSRYEPWHRRRLEVTPGLTGLWQVLGRSDTSFDEMVRLDIYYAENWSPGMDVRIILQTVPVVLSAKGAY; encoded by the coding sequence ATTGATGCGCTGTTCATTCTGATCAGCTTTGCCTTTGCCTACCAGATGCGCTACGACTGGGACTGGCCCACCCCCTTCAACTGGGTGGTTCGCGAGGTGCAGGCCCAGAACTATGTGTCGTTCTTCCGCTTCATACCGCTGGCCGGGCTGATGGTGGTGCTGCTGCTGGTGCTCTTCACCATGAAGGGCCTCTACCGCCAGCCCCGCTCGGCCAGCCTGATGGATCACGCCAGCATCATCGCCAGCGGCACCACCACGGCGGTGGCGGCCATGATCGTGTTCGTGTTTCTCTGGTCGTCCACCCAGTTCTACTCGCGCCTGATCTTCGCCTTCGCCTGGGCGGCTAGCATCGTGCTGCTCACGGCCTGGCGCGGCATCGCGCTGGGCGTGCAGCGCTGGCAGTGGACGCGGGGCGTGGGCCGCGAGCCGGTGCTGGTGGTGGGCGGCTCGGGGCTGGCCTGGCGCGTGATGGAGGGCCTGGTGGCCCAGCCCTACCTGGGCTATGCCCTGCTGGGCTACCTAGACGACGGCCCCACCCCCGGCACCCAGCGCCCCAACGGCCACTTCCGCCACCTGGGCCAGGTCGATGGCCTGCGCGAGCTGCTCAAGCGCCAGCAGGTGTCCCAGGTCATCCTGGCGCTGCCCTTCTGGGAGCACAGCCGCCTGCCCGAGCTGGTGCAGATCTGCCGCGAGTTCGGGGTGGAGTTCCGGCTCGCCCCCGACCTGTACGAGCTGAGCTACGACCGCGTGGACTTTGGCAATGTGGGCGGCATCCCGCTGATCGGCCTGAAGGAGGTCTCGCTGCAGGGCGTCAACCTGCTGATCAAGCGCGCCATCGATATCGGCCTCATCCTGCTGGCCTCGCCGGTCATCCTGCTGGTCAGCGGGCTGTGCGCCCTGGCCATCCGCCGCGACTCGCCGGGGCCGGTGATCTTCCGACAGGTGCGCGTGGGCAAGGGCGGCAAGCCCTTCGTGTGCTATAAGTTCCGCACTATGGTGCCCAACGCCGAGGAGCTGAAGGCCAAGCTGGCCGCGCAGAACGAGGCCGATGGCCCGATCTTCAAGATCAAGAACGACCCGCGCCTCACGCGCTTTGGCCGCTTCCTGCGCCGCACCAGCCTGGATGAGCTGCCGCAGTTTTGGAACATCCTGCGCGGCGAGATGAGCATCGTGGGGCCGCGCCCGCCCACGCCCGACGAGGTCTCGCGCTATGAGCCGTGGCACCGCCGCCGCCTGGAGGTGACGCCCGGCCTCACCGGTCTCTGGCAGGTGCTGGGCCGCAGCGACACCTCGTTCGACGAGATGGTGCGCCTCGACATCTACTATGCCGAGAACTGGTCGCCTGGCATGGATGTGCGCATCATCCTGCAGACCGTGCCGGTGGTGCTCTCGGCCAAGGGCGCGTACTAG